The following are from one region of the Paenibacillus sp. JZ16 genome:
- a CDS encoding DeoR/GlpR family DNA-binding transcription regulator yields the protein MLTEERYRIILERLQERGVVKLQELVELLEASESTVRRDLIDLEERQLLKRIHGGAALPSPKIQEPGIEEKTFKNIQQKNTVARLAAAQVENGESIYLDAGTTTLAMIPFIDAKDVTVVTNGLSHIEALVSKRIKSYLLGGMMKIHTKAVIGSIALQNMDNFRFDRCFLGTNGVDVEMGYTTPDPEEALIKRRAHQLSASSYVLADSSKIGEVSFAKLLDLNEATLITESLSESWKKAISQKTKIIEGS from the coding sequence ATGCTGACGGAAGAAAGATACCGAATCATATTAGAGCGCTTGCAAGAACGTGGCGTCGTGAAGCTGCAGGAATTGGTTGAACTCCTTGAAGCTTCGGAATCAACGGTACGGCGTGATTTGATCGACCTTGAAGAACGTCAATTATTAAAGCGCATTCATGGCGGAGCCGCGTTGCCGAGCCCAAAGATACAGGAACCTGGAATTGAGGAAAAAACGTTCAAAAACATTCAACAGAAAAATACCGTTGCCCGGTTAGCGGCAGCACAGGTGGAGAATGGAGAAAGCATCTACCTCGATGCGGGAACGACCACGCTGGCGATGATACCGTTCATCGACGCGAAGGACGTTACGGTGGTAACGAACGGTTTATCCCATATCGAAGCGCTGGTAAGCAAACGAATCAAAAGTTATCTACTGGGCGGCATGATGAAAATTCATACCAAAGCCGTCATCGGAAGCATAGCGCTTCAAAATATGGACAACTTCCGCTTTGACCGCTGCTTTCTCGGCACGAACGGTGTGGATGTAGAGATGGGCTACACCACGCCCGATCCGGAAGAAGCCTTGATCAAGCGGCGAGCCCACCAGCTGTCCGCCTCCAGTTATGTCCTTGCGGATTCAAGCAAAATAGGAGAGGTTTCCTTTGCCAAATTACTGGATCTGAACGAAGCGACGCTGATTACGGAGTCCTTATCGGAATCCTGGAAGAAGGCTATTTCACAGAAAACCAAAATAATTGAGGGATCATGA
- a CDS encoding J domain-containing protein, whose amino-acid sequence MDQLKEAYERMGLPEDATKEQLDDRYTLLMRQTRSHQRREPDRAEEIEAEFADITKAYKFILEEENRKALEEMNQKRYGKYKRFAGTAEKTDHFFRYYKFHVLGGIALVGVLIYIVISIFNHQAEKERLANLPPVDLEVMFLGSYMNQDGGQDLKPIEDAILAQFPDWKRVTVNINYVPPLDSNNPQDAAMLQKALLVLSTERPDLYIMDQTAFDWVGNQGMVRPLEAEVEGELKELLTPEMLVKGKNEEDGSEHVYAVDIMGSPLGEQLPVLKKEMFAGIREGTERDANALRFIKQYLETSKQ is encoded by the coding sequence ATGGACCAATTGAAAGAAGCCTATGAGCGAATGGGTCTGCCGGAGGATGCAACCAAGGAACAGCTAGACGACCGGTATACGCTGCTCATGCGCCAAACCCGCTCACATCAAAGGCGGGAGCCGGACCGGGCGGAGGAGATCGAAGCCGAGTTTGCCGACATCACCAAAGCCTATAAATTCATCCTTGAAGAAGAGAACCGTAAAGCTTTGGAAGAGATGAATCAGAAACGGTACGGCAAATATAAAAGGTTTGCCGGGACAGCGGAGAAAACCGATCATTTCTTCCGTTATTATAAATTTCATGTGCTCGGCGGTATTGCTCTAGTCGGCGTCCTCATTTATATCGTGATTAGTATTTTCAACCATCAGGCCGAAAAAGAACGGTTGGCCAATCTGCCCCCGGTTGATCTGGAAGTCATGTTCCTCGGATCTTATATGAATCAGGATGGTGGACAGGACCTCAAACCAATCGAGGATGCGATTCTGGCGCAATTCCCCGATTGGAAACGCGTAACCGTTAACATTAACTATGTACCGCCTCTGGATTCCAACAATCCGCAGGATGCAGCCATGCTGCAAAAGGCACTGCTTGTACTGTCCACCGAGCGCCCGGACCTGTACATTATGGATCAGACCGCCTTTGATTGGGTTGGCAATCAAGGGATGGTGCGCCCCCTCGAAGCCGAGGTTGAAGGCGAGCTGAAGGAACTGCTCACGCCGGAGATGCTGGTAAAGGGGAAAAATGAGGAAGACGGTTCGGAGCATGTGTATGCCGTGGATATTATGGGCAGCCCGCTAGGCGAACAACTGCCTGTCCTTAAGAAAGAAATGTTTGCGGGCATTCGTGAAGGCACGGAACGTGACGCAAATGCACTGCGCTTTATTAAGCAATATTTGGAGACCTCCAAGCAATAA
- a CDS encoding DegV family protein, with translation MSGKIRIFADSTCDLPPSWIEEYNIGIVPLYVVFGEQSLRDGVDITPEQLYAKVDQIGSLPKTAAPSPSDFISAFTPSIEQGEDILFLSISSELSSTYQNALIAAGDLPEGRVTVFDSRNLSSGIGLLVMKAVHAANEGSSIPQIVELLSRTVNEVECEFVVDTLDYLYKGGRCSGMQNIIGSLLKIRPVIKVVDGGMIPAYKVRGKKEKALDQMIQNALAQVDKMDNDLIVVVHTMAEEEARFLQKQLQEKTGARQVSISTAGCVICSHCGPQTVGLMYTKKPS, from the coding sequence ATGTCTGGTAAAATTAGAATTTTTGCTGACAGTACTTGCGACTTACCACCTTCATGGATAGAAGAATATAATATCGGCATCGTTCCGCTCTACGTCGTATTCGGAGAACAATCCTTGCGCGACGGAGTCGACATCACGCCGGAACAGCTATACGCCAAAGTTGACCAGATCGGCAGCCTGCCCAAAACAGCGGCACCTTCTCCGTCCGACTTTATTTCGGCCTTCACGCCATCCATTGAGCAAGGCGAGGATATCCTGTTCCTAAGCATTTCATCAGAGCTTTCTTCCACCTACCAAAATGCGTTGATCGCCGCAGGTGATCTGCCCGAGGGCCGGGTTACCGTGTTTGATTCACGCAATCTTTCCTCCGGTATCGGCCTGCTTGTTATGAAGGCTGTTCATGCAGCCAATGAAGGTTCATCCATACCGCAAATTGTGGAGTTATTAAGCCGCACCGTAAATGAAGTGGAGTGCGAATTCGTTGTCGATACGCTGGATTACTTGTATAAAGGCGGACGCTGTTCGGGCATGCAAAACATCATCGGCAGCCTGCTGAAAATCCGTCCGGTTATCAAAGTCGTGGACGGCGGTATGATCCCCGCTTACAAGGTACGCGGCAAAAAAGAGAAAGCACTGGATCAGATGATCCAGAATGCGCTGGCTCAAGTGGATAAGATGGACAATGATCTGATCGTTGTTGTACATACCATGGCCGAGGAGGAAGCCCGCTTCCTGCAAAAGCAACTGCAGGAGAAAACAGGCGCACGGCAGGTTAGCATTTCTACGGCTGGCTGCGTCATATGCAGCCACTGCGGTCCTCAAACCGTTGGACTCATGTATACCAAGAAGCCTTCATAA
- the glpX gene encoding class II fructose-bisphosphatase encodes MESSLALELVRVTEEAALQSARWTGRGDKNSADEAATVAMRKHFDSAAMDGVVVIGEGEMDEAPMLYIGERVGNRKGPKMDVAVDPLEGTETVASGLNNALSVIAAAPRGTLLHAPDIYMHKLAVGPELAGKLSLNDSIEVTLRKASEILSKPLSEMTVSILDRDRHSAMIKALRESGVRIKLLSHGDVMGAIETCTDSEVDLYVGSGGAPEGVLAAAALKCLGGEIQGRLIPETPEDFIRCQDMGLKHPEQLLTMEDMVGGEGVLFVATGVTAGDFLRGVKFMPGQRAETHSVMMYSGTRTVRYIRSVHHLFQSSETLAAAASS; translated from the coding sequence ATGGAGAGTTCATTAGCATTGGAGCTTGTAAGAGTGACGGAGGAAGCGGCGCTGCAATCCGCCCGGTGGACAGGAAGAGGGGACAAGAACAGTGCTGATGAAGCCGCGACGGTTGCCATGCGCAAGCATTTTGATTCCGCAGCGATGGATGGTGTCGTTGTTATAGGGGAAGGCGAGATGGATGAAGCGCCCATGCTGTATATTGGAGAGCGCGTAGGGAACCGCAAAGGTCCGAAGATGGACGTGGCGGTAGATCCGCTCGAAGGAACGGAAACGGTGGCCAGCGGGCTGAACAACGCGTTATCCGTAATCGCCGCAGCTCCTCGAGGCACCCTTCTGCATGCGCCCGATATCTATATGCATAAGCTCGCGGTTGGACCCGAGCTTGCGGGCAAGCTGAGTTTGAATGATTCGATTGAGGTCACCCTTCGAAAAGCATCGGAGATCTTATCCAAGCCGCTGTCGGAGATGACGGTATCCATTCTCGATCGCGACCGACACAGCGCGATGATCAAGGCTTTGCGAGAGTCCGGGGTAAGAATCAAGCTGCTGAGCCATGGGGATGTTATGGGAGCAATCGAGACCTGCACGGACAGCGAGGTCGATCTCTATGTGGGCTCAGGAGGAGCTCCGGAAGGCGTTCTCGCTGCCGCTGCTTTGAAATGCCTGGGCGGGGAAATCCAGGGACGGCTCATACCGGAGACACCGGAGGATTTCATCAGATGCCAGGACATGGGGTTGAAGCATCCCGAGCAGCTGCTGACGATGGAGGATATGGTAGGCGGCGAAGGCGTATTATTCGTGGCTACGGGCGTGACGGCTGGCGATTTCCTGCGCGGCGTGAAGTTTATGCCGGGTCAGCGGGCCGAAACGCATTCCGTCATGATGTATTCCGGCACTAGAACCGTCCGGTATATCCGGAGCGTTCATCATCTGTTTCAAAGCAGTGAGACTTTAGCTGCCGCTGCATCTTCTTAA
- a CDS encoding pyruvate, water dikinase regulatory protein has protein sequence MNQALTHFIAICSDSIGETAEAVVQATLRQFELPNTEIKRYMNVRDEDELTELMEEVARRGGFVAYTLVQPELREVIREEAVRLNIRTVDIMGPMMQAFADTFNDYPKRLPGLLHRLDDSYFRRVDAMEFAVQYDDGKDVSAILKADIILLGVSRISKTPLSMFLAHKGYKTVNFPIVPEMSPPSQLREVTNGTIIGLTIEPEHLLKIRSERLKVMGLPHQVQYAALERIQEELDYALSLYAELGCPVIDVTDKAIEESAGLIMNYLK, from the coding sequence ATGAATCAGGCATTAACTCATTTCATAGCAATCTGTTCGGACTCCATCGGGGAGACGGCTGAAGCAGTTGTGCAAGCTACCCTGCGCCAATTCGAGCTTCCGAATACAGAGATTAAACGTTATATGAACGTTCGCGACGAGGATGAATTGACCGAATTGATGGAGGAGGTGGCGCGGCGCGGAGGCTTTGTGGCCTACACGCTTGTGCAGCCGGAGCTTCGCGAGGTCATACGGGAGGAAGCCGTTCGGCTCAACATTCGTACGGTGGATATTATGGGGCCGATGATGCAGGCCTTTGCCGATACGTTCAACGACTATCCCAAACGGCTGCCGGGGCTGCTGCATCGCCTGGACGACAGCTATTTCCGGAGGGTCGACGCGATGGAATTCGCTGTCCAATATGACGATGGCAAGGACGTTAGCGCTATTTTGAAGGCGGACATCATATTGTTGGGCGTATCTCGAATCTCCAAGACGCCGCTATCGATGTTCCTCGCTCATAAAGGCTACAAAACGGTCAATTTCCCGATCGTGCCGGAGATGTCGCCGCCGTCGCAGCTCAGAGAAGTCACGAACGGGACGATCATCGGGCTTACGATCGAGCCGGAGCATCTTCTCAAAATCCGCAGCGAGCGCTTAAAGGTCATGGGACTGCCGCATCAGGTGCAGTATGCAGCCCTTGAGCGGATACAAGAGGAACTGGATTATGCCCTGTCGCTGTATGCGGAGCTTGGATGCCCCGTCATTGATGTTACCGATAAGGCGATTGAGGAATCCGCAGGACTGATTATGAATTATCTGAAATAA
- a CDS encoding helix-turn-helix transcriptional regulator, whose product MHAGGITIELTTRQQDIVDIVKKHAPITGDQIAEMLNVSRATLRTDLSKLVVLDYIDAKPKVGYFLGKRGTRDREEKFRLLKMKVGDLHGVPVIVRETTTIHEAVVSLFLENVGNLIVTDADGHLAGIVSRKDLLKVTLGNPTASSMPVSLIMTRRANVTTVQPEDTVLDAARKIINHQIDSLPVVVPSATGNPGEHWKVVGRITKTNIIKMLLDMVAEE is encoded by the coding sequence ATGCACGCAGGAGGGATCACTATCGAACTGACGACAAGGCAGCAGGATATCGTCGATATCGTAAAAAAACATGCACCCATTACAGGAGATCAGATTGCGGAGATGCTGAATGTCAGCCGAGCCACCCTTCGTACCGATTTATCCAAACTGGTGGTTCTGGATTATATTGATGCCAAGCCAAAGGTCGGGTACTTTCTGGGAAAGCGGGGAACGCGCGACCGGGAGGAGAAGTTCCGCCTTCTCAAAATGAAGGTAGGCGATCTGCACGGTGTTCCGGTTATTGTGCGTGAGACCACGACGATTCATGAAGCCGTTGTATCCTTGTTTCTGGAGAACGTGGGGAATCTGATCGTTACCGATGCCGATGGTCATCTGGCCGGGATTGTGTCCCGCAAGGATCTGCTTAAGGTAACGCTTGGCAACCCGACGGCATCCTCCATGCCGGTAAGCCTGATCATGACCCGCCGGGCTAACGTGACAACCGTGCAGCCGGAAGATACGGTGCTGGATGCCGCCCGGAAAATCATCAACCATCAAATCGATAGCCTGCCGGTTGTCGTTCCGTCCGCTACGGGGAACCCGGGGGAACACTGGAAGGTTGTCGGTCGGATCACAAAAACGAATATTATCAAAATGCTGCTCGACATGGTAGCCGAGGAATAA
- a CDS encoding GapA-binding peptide SR1P → MKALTSPEAAKGKANEEWGLIICSRCDKMVDTIPTDGVKIIYGYCGKGECKGTDPQN, encoded by the coding sequence ATGAAAGCGTTAACAAGTCCAGAGGCAGCGAAAGGCAAGGCGAATGAGGAATGGGGCCTGATTATATGCTCCAGATGTGATAAAATGGTGGACACGATTCCAACCGACGGAGTGAAGATCATTTATGGATATTGCGGAAAAGGGGAATGCAAAGGCACAGACCCTCAAAATTAA
- a CDS encoding cation diffusion facilitator family transporter: MKNTWQLIKKGNTSSAIAALGNTGLAIIKGIAASVSGSGTMFASAMHSVADAVNQGFVFVGSVLAERKPTKKFPTGFGRVINLVCMVAVIVVTIMAYETILKGFKLLKHPEEATNFWLNFIVLAIAVIIDGSILMKAMKEIMKETRVQASGFALLPAAFKNAGRAAPPTRLVFYEDIVATLGALFALIAIVFAHFFNFLILDGIATILIGCLMVGVAFKVGYDNMVGLIGVAAPNEVEEKISEIILGDPDVRDINRLRILQEGRNYHVEAYIELKKGMTLAEAGHSKMRINALLTQDPNISDVTLGILEDDGIKLWNPSETIDS, from the coding sequence TTGAAGAACACATGGCAGCTTATTAAAAAAGGAAACACCTCATCCGCCATTGCAGCACTGGGCAACACGGGATTGGCCATAATCAAGGGGATAGCGGCGTCCGTTAGCGGGAGCGGTACGATGTTTGCATCCGCCATGCACTCGGTGGCCGATGCCGTAAACCAGGGGTTTGTATTCGTAGGCAGCGTGCTGGCCGAGCGAAAGCCGACCAAGAAGTTCCCCACCGGATTCGGCAGGGTCATTAATCTGGTCTGCATGGTCGCGGTGATCGTGGTCACCATCATGGCCTACGAAACGATACTGAAAGGTTTCAAGCTGTTAAAGCATCCGGAAGAAGCCACGAATTTCTGGCTTAATTTCATTGTGCTGGCCATTGCCGTTATCATTGATGGCTCTATCCTGATGAAAGCTATGAAAGAGATTATGAAGGAAACCCGTGTTCAAGCATCCGGATTTGCCCTGCTGCCCGCCGCTTTCAAAAATGCCGGCCGCGCTGCCCCGCCTACACGGCTTGTGTTCTATGAAGACATCGTGGCTACGCTTGGCGCCCTCTTCGCGTTGATTGCCATTGTGTTCGCGCATTTCTTCAATTTCCTCATCCTGGACGGAATCGCCACGATCCTGATCGGCTGTCTGATGGTGGGCGTAGCCTTTAAGGTCGGATATGACAATATGGTCGGCTTAATCGGCGTCGCCGCACCGAATGAAGTGGAAGAGAAGATCTCCGAGATCATTCTCGGCGATCCGGATGTCCGCGACATCAATCGTCTTCGCATCCTGCAGGAAGGCCGCAACTATCATGTGGAGGCCTACATTGAACTGAAGAAAGGAATGACCCTGGCCGAGGCCGGCCATTCCAAAATGAGAATCAACGCCCTGCTCACCCAGGATCCGAACATTTCGGATGTGACCTTAGGCATCCTGGAGGACGATGGAATCAAGCTCTGGAATCCGAGCGAGACTATAGATAGCTAA
- a CDS encoding S9 family peptidase, with amino-acid sequence MIEFPKPDVEQFFQTYGIRTFGISADESRLVFSSSLNGKFNLWAMELEGETSYPYPLTYNDQIASFIKLDPEGRHILTAFDRDGNENYQFHALRWNGGEPMPLFEGADADDKHYFVHLSEDGKRLYYVTSKGNPSFLNSRVYHLDTKEDHLLHEGEVTSTEMCAVSPDEKTIAYTKMYANTYYVSYVKREGGQPLCLTPSPDQVHISGDVLFASNDQVIFATDYESEFSYVATYDIPQQKFEPLCRFDRESIQLLRYHKDSRTLYIVTEKGVEDRLYAYSLDSGALTAIPLPSDIVEQLNVTKSGNLYLLARGAVKPLNIYRYAGGSWSMITKNVLTGLTDEDMVTPEVVTYPSFDGMEIEALLFRAKDHVANGYTVFWPHGGPQASERKQFRSMFQYILAKGYHIFCPNFRGSTGYGSSFVKLVEQDWGEGPRKDCLAGMDWLFEQGISSREKLFVMGGSYGGYMTLLLAGRNPEYFKAAIDIVGVSNLFTFYNSVPEHWKPIMERWIGDPERDKERFIKDSPITYLDDMVNPMLIIQGANDPRVVKEESDQIVEALRAKGRDVEYLVFDDEGHGITKKANEKIAYARMVEFLKRNQ; translated from the coding sequence ATGATCGAATTTCCTAAACCCGATGTGGAGCAATTTTTTCAAACTTATGGCATTCGTACCTTTGGAATCAGTGCAGACGAGTCACGGCTTGTATTCAGCAGCAGTCTAAACGGAAAGTTCAATTTATGGGCCATGGAGTTAGAAGGGGAGACGTCCTACCCTTATCCGCTTACATACAATGACCAGATCGCAAGCTTTATCAAGCTGGACCCGGAAGGGCGACATATCTTAACGGCGTTTGACCGTGACGGGAATGAAAATTATCAGTTTCATGCGCTGCGCTGGAACGGCGGCGAGCCGATGCCTTTGTTCGAAGGGGCCGATGCGGATGACAAACATTATTTCGTGCATTTGTCGGAGGATGGCAAGCGATTGTATTACGTCACATCGAAGGGGAATCCGTCCTTCCTGAATTCGCGCGTATATCATCTGGACACCAAGGAGGATCATTTGCTGCATGAAGGCGAGGTGACGTCGACCGAAATGTGTGCCGTGAGCCCCGACGAGAAAACCATCGCATATACGAAAATGTATGCCAACACCTACTATGTCAGTTACGTGAAGCGTGAAGGCGGCCAGCCGCTCTGCTTGACACCTTCCCCTGATCAGGTTCACATCTCGGGCGATGTGCTGTTCGCCAGCAATGACCAGGTCATTTTCGCAACGGATTACGAATCGGAATTTTCATATGTAGCCACTTACGACATTCCTCAGCAGAAGTTTGAACCGCTGTGCCGTTTCGACCGGGAGAGCATCCAGCTCTTGCGCTACCATAAGGATTCACGGACTCTCTATATCGTCACGGAAAAAGGGGTGGAGGATCGACTGTATGCCTATTCGCTCGACAGCGGGGCGTTAACCGCCATTCCTCTTCCATCGGATATCGTGGAGCAGCTCAACGTGACAAAGTCCGGCAATCTGTACCTGCTCGCCCGCGGCGCCGTGAAGCCGCTTAACATTTACCGTTACGCAGGCGGCTCATGGAGTATGATTACGAAGAACGTTTTGACAGGATTAACCGACGAGGACATGGTGACGCCGGAGGTTGTGACGTATCCTTCTTTTGACGGTATGGAGATCGAAGCGCTCCTGTTCCGAGCCAAAGACCATGTGGCGAACGGTTATACGGTTTTTTGGCCGCATGGCGGCCCGCAAGCCTCGGAACGCAAGCAGTTCCGTTCCATGTTCCAGTATATTCTGGCCAAAGGGTATCACATCTTCTGTCCGAACTTCCGGGGAAGCACGGGTTACGGCAGTTCCTTCGTGAAATTGGTGGAGCAGGATTGGGGCGAGGGACCGCGAAAGGATTGTTTGGCAGGCATGGATTGGCTGTTTGAGCAAGGCATTTCGAGCCGTGAGAAGCTCTTTGTGATGGGCGGAAGCTACGGCGGTTATATGACTCTGCTGCTGGCAGGACGTAATCCGGAGTATTTCAAAGCGGCGATTGATATCGTCGGGGTCAGCAACCTGTTTACCTTCTACAATTCGGTACCCGAGCACTGGAAGCCGATTATGGAGCGCTGGATAGGCGATCCGGAACGGGATAAAGAACGCTTTATCAAGGATTCGCCGATTACGTACCTGGATGATATGGTGAACCCGATGCTGATCATCCAAGGGGCTAACGATCCGCGTGTCGTCAAAGAGGAATCTGACCAAATCGTCGAAGCCTTGAGGGCGAAAGGCCGTGATGTGGAGTATCTCGTGTTCGATGACGAGGGGCATGGCATTACGAAGAAGGCCAACGAAAAAATCGCTTATGCGCGGATGGTCGAATTCCTGAAGCGCAATCAGTAA
- a CDS encoding SpoVR family protein, which translates to MHQDEIAELERSIAEITEIATGFGLDFYPMRYEICPADIIYTFGAYGMPTRFSHWSFGKTFNKMKMQYDFGLSKIYELVINSNPCYAFLLDGNSLIQNKLIVAHVLAHCDFFKNNARFSVSNRNMVESMSATAERISRYEIEHGTEAVEQFIDAVLAIQEHVDPHIVRPDKLDKQRYTARRMQEQKEEAKRQKPPGRYDDLWDMDENGEDKADKSPAAPKRFPPEPEKDIMWFIQEHSDILEDWQRDIMSMLREEMLYFWPQMETKIMNEGWASYWHQRILREMDLTSEETVEFAKLNASVVQPSRHSLNPYYLGLKIFEDIERRWDREKMFDVREYDSDISFLRNYLTKELVEDLDLYVFEKKGPEWKITDKAWENIRDQLVVSRVNGGSPFLVVTDGDHLRSGELMIKHLYEGIELDLKYMERTIPYVYRLWGKPVHLHSMIEGKPILFSYDGKKLHRRFI; encoded by the coding sequence GTGCACCAAGACGAGATCGCGGAACTGGAACGTTCCATTGCGGAGATTACCGAGATCGCTACAGGCTTTGGCCTTGATTTTTACCCTATGCGATATGAAATCTGCCCGGCAGACATCATATATACCTTCGGCGCATACGGCATGCCTACCCGGTTCAGCCACTGGAGCTTCGGAAAAACCTTCAATAAAATGAAGATGCAGTACGACTTCGGCCTTAGCAAAATCTACGAGCTCGTGATCAACTCCAATCCATGTTATGCGTTTCTTCTGGACGGCAACTCCCTGATTCAAAATAAACTCATTGTGGCCCATGTCCTTGCACACTGCGATTTCTTTAAAAACAACGCCCGCTTCTCCGTCTCTAACCGTAATATGGTTGAGAGCATGTCGGCTACTGCCGAGCGTATCTCCCGTTACGAGATTGAGCACGGCACGGAGGCTGTGGAGCAGTTTATCGACGCTGTGCTGGCGATTCAAGAGCATGTGGACCCGCATATCGTAAGGCCGGATAAACTCGATAAGCAGCGATACACCGCACGGCGGATGCAGGAGCAGAAGGAGGAAGCCAAGCGACAGAAACCTCCCGGCCGGTATGACGATTTATGGGATATGGACGAAAACGGCGAAGACAAAGCCGATAAATCACCGGCAGCACCCAAACGCTTCCCGCCCGAGCCGGAGAAAGACATCATGTGGTTCATTCAGGAGCACTCCGACATTCTGGAGGATTGGCAGCGGGACATTATGAGTATGCTGCGGGAGGAAATGCTGTACTTCTGGCCGCAGATGGAAACCAAAATCATGAACGAGGGCTGGGCTTCGTACTGGCATCAGCGCATTCTGCGGGAGATGGACCTGACCAGCGAGGAAACGGTGGAATTCGCCAAGCTCAACGCCTCGGTCGTGCAGCCGTCGCGCCACAGCCTGAACCCCTACTACCTGGGTCTGAAAATCTTCGAGGATATCGAACGCCGCTGGGATCGGGAGAAGATGTTTGATGTGCGCGAATACGACTCCGATATTTCCTTCCTGCGCAATTATTTAACGAAGGAACTCGTGGAGGACCTGGACCTCTATGTCTTCGAGAAAAAAGGGCCGGAATGGAAAATCACCGACAAGGCGTGGGAAAATATCCGCGACCAGCTGGTCGTCTCCCGCGTAAACGGCGGCTCGCCGTTTCTCGTGGTAACCGACGGCGATCATCTTCGCTCCGGTGAGCTGATGATCAAGCATCTGTATGAGGGCATAGAGCTTGACCTGAAATATATGGAGCGTACCATCCCTTATGTTTACCGCCTCTGGGGCAAACCCGTGCATCTGCACAGCATGATCGAGGGCAAACCGATCCTGTTCTCCTACGACGGCAAGAAGCTTCATCGGCGATTTATTTAA
- a CDS encoding globin-coupled sensor protein, which translates to MIDVSPKRRQQLEYIGLDEQGLELLANHRDVFAKVVEEVVNRFYAQIGTHPQLMQIIERTSTVERLKETQRVYWMSLAAGRVDDAYIAERIKIGQVHSRIGLKTDYYLGSYMVYLDIATDLLKQIVPDQWIQVVHALSKMFNLDSQLVLEAYEMKEKEKINNLVSDQQRMLEAITNAVQELTAMIVELDQSAALMADNAIKTAEAQDKAHTLTSELGEEILHIEQMGSLIREISDQSHLLGLNAAIEAAHAGELGRGFEVVAGEVRKLATHSKKAMDEIQDKVSGIIRKLGLVEQESEKTSLNARNQAASSQELAAFVKMMEKLADDLESLQHEYDVQKHDVQEGAISQKVSV; encoded by the coding sequence ATGATTGATGTTTCCCCGAAAAGACGCCAACAGTTGGAGTATATCGGATTGGATGAACAAGGGCTGGAGCTGCTGGCCAATCATCGCGACGTGTTTGCGAAGGTGGTTGAAGAGGTTGTTAACCGGTTTTACGCACAGATCGGGACGCATCCGCAGCTGATGCAGATTATCGAGCGCACCTCGACCGTGGAACGGCTTAAGGAGACCCAGCGGGTATACTGGATGTCCCTTGCGGCAGGAAGAGTGGATGACGCTTATATTGCCGAACGGATTAAAATCGGACAAGTTCACTCCAGAATCGGACTGAAAACGGACTATTACCTTGGAAGTTACATGGTTTATCTGGATATCGCTACCGACTTACTGAAGCAAATCGTACCGGATCAGTGGATCCAAGTGGTGCATGCCCTGAGCAAGATGTTTAATCTGGATTCCCAGCTCGTTCTGGAAGCTTACGAAATGAAAGAGAAAGAGAAAATCAACAATTTGGTATCGGATCAACAAAGAATGTTGGAAGCGATTACAAATGCGGTTCAAGAATTGACGGCCATGATCGTGGAGCTGGATCAAAGCGCGGCGTTAATGGCAGACAATGCGATCAAAACAGCGGAAGCACAGGATAAAGCGCATACGCTGACTTCCGAGCTGGGCGAAGAAATTCTGCATATTGAGCAGATGGGAAGTTTGATCAGGGAAATCTCGGATCAGAGCCACTTGCTCGGTCTGAATGCGGCGATTGAGGCTGCTCATGCCGGGGAATTAGGCAGAGGCTTCGAGGTGGTTGCCGGGGAAGTTCGAAAGCTGGCCACCCATTCCAAGAAGGCGATGGACGAGATTCAGGACAAGGTCAGCGGCATTATTCGCAAGCTGGGGCTTGTGGAGCAGGAATCAGAGAAAACATCCTTGAACGCACGAAATCAGGCGGCAAGCTCGCAGGAATTGGCTGCTTTTGTGAAAATGATGGAAAAGCTGGCCGATGATTTGGAATCACTTCAGCATGAATATGATGTTCAGAAGCATGATGTCCAAGAGGGAGCCATATCCCAGAAGGTAAGTGTATAA